Proteins found in one Irregularibacter muris genomic segment:
- a CDS encoding DEAD/DEAH box helicase: MLEQLGLQDNLINGLKKIGIHQPTDIQEKTIPLGLENKDIIGQSETGSGKTFAYLLPLFQKIDFTKKETQGIILAPTHELVMQIDGQIKLLAQKADIPITSATIIGDVSVKRQIERLKEKPHIIVGSVGRVLDLIDKRKIKAHTVKTIIIDEGDRLLDQSSLPTVKGIIKSTLKERQLMVFSATISKKALEAAKALMKDPIVVISEEKSQVNPNITHLYFSVEQRDKVNMMRKLAAAIRPKKAIIFINKSDQLEMVATKLQYHHLNACAIHGTTTKMERKNALEGFRQGKYQFLVASDVAARGLDIQGVTHIFNLDLPLDTKQYLHRVGRTGRMGQAGTAISLVTQREISFLKNYEKDYNITFTQKFLYKGKIIDK; this comes from the coding sequence ATGTTAGAACAATTAGGATTACAGGACAATCTAATAAATGGATTGAAAAAAATAGGTATTCACCAGCCTACAGATATTCAAGAAAAAACTATTCCCTTGGGATTAGAAAATAAAGATATTATTGGACAATCAGAGACGGGCAGTGGCAAGACCTTTGCCTATCTCTTACCCCTATTTCAAAAAATTGACTTTACTAAAAAAGAAACCCAAGGCATTATCCTTGCACCTACCCATGAATTAGTTATGCAGATAGATGGACAAATCAAGCTGTTAGCTCAAAAGGCTGATATTCCCATAACTTCTGCTACCATCATAGGGGATGTCAGTGTAAAAAGACAAATTGAAAGACTAAAAGAAAAGCCTCATATTATTGTAGGCTCTGTGGGAAGAGTTCTTGATCTTATAGACAAAAGAAAAATTAAGGCCCATACAGTAAAAACCATTATCATTGATGAAGGAGACAGACTTTTAGATCAAAGTAGTCTTCCTACTGTTAAAGGCATCATCAAAAGTACCCTAAAGGAACGGCAACTTATGGTCTTTTCAGCTACCATAAGTAAAAAAGCCTTAGAAGCAGCTAAAGCCTTAATGAAAGATCCTATCGTGGTGATATCGGAAGAAAAAAGCCAAGTCAATCCTAACATTACCCACCTTTACTTCTCTGTAGAACAAAGAGATAAGGTCAATATGATGAGAAAACTCGCCGCAGCCATCCGACCTAAGAAAGCCATTATTTTTATCAACAAAAGTGACCAATTGGAAATGGTGGCCACAAAGCTACAATATCATCATCTAAATGCCTGTGCAATACACGGTACCACTACAAAAATGGAGCGTAAGAATGCTTTAGAAGGATTTAGACAGGGCAAATACCAATTCCTTGTGGCCTCAGATGTAGCCGCCCGAGGCTTAGACATTCAAGGGGTAACCCATATTTTCAATCTAGACCTTCCCCTAGATACAAAACAATATCTTCATCGAGTAGGTCGGACAGGCAGAATGGGACAGGCAGGGACAGCGATTTCCCTCGTTACCCAACGAGAGATATCCTTTTTAAAAAATTATGAGAAGGATTATAACATTACATTTACCCAAAAATTTCTGTATAAGGGGAAAATAATAGATAAATAA
- a CDS encoding ribulose-phosphate 3-epimerase: MTYIAASIMCGNQLNIGQELIKLEEAGCDMLHCDVMDGIYVNNLALGPEWINDVKNATTIPIDIHLATINPMKYIQMFAPIKPKYISFHIEVSEDVMGNIKKIRHYGIKPSIALNPETKIEEVIPYLSEIDRILMMTVNPGFSGQSFNSSVLRKLETLSDILSNRKHKPLIEVDGNINVETIGKMKKNLPDIFVLGTSALFHQKDEMSYAQRIERIRKQIQDYKQNDILE; this comes from the coding sequence ATGACATATATTGCAGCTTCAATAATGTGTGGAAATCAGCTCAATATAGGCCAAGAGCTAATTAAGTTGGAGGAAGCTGGATGTGACATGCTGCACTGCGATGTTATGGATGGCATATATGTAAATAATTTGGCTTTAGGCCCAGAATGGATTAATGATGTAAAAAATGCAACAACAATTCCCATAGACATACATCTTGCCACCATTAATCCTATGAAATATATCCAAATGTTTGCTCCAATCAAACCGAAATATATATCATTCCATATAGAAGTATCAGAGGATGTAATGGGAAATATTAAAAAAATACGACATTATGGAATAAAGCCCTCAATAGCGTTAAATCCTGAGACCAAGATAGAAGAAGTAATTCCTTATTTAAGTGAGATTGATAGGATATTAATGATGACTGTAAATCCTGGTTTCTCTGGTCAGAGCTTTAACTCATCTGTATTGAGAAAATTAGAAACATTATCTGATATTTTATCAAATAGGAAACACAAACCATTAATTGAGGTAGATGGAAATATTAATGTAGAGACAATAGGTAAAATGAAAAAGAATTTACCAGATATTTTTGTTTTAGGTACATCCGCTCTATTTCATCAGAAGGATGAAATGAGCTATGCCCAACGAATAGAAAGGATTCGAAAACAAATCCAAGACTATAAGCAAAATGATATTCTAGAATAA
- a CDS encoding class II fructose-bisphosphate aldolase, which translates to MLITLKELLGDAKEKGYAVGAFNVPNLESIRAVIGAAEEMRVPVILQHAQAHNNLISLQEIGPIMLDYARRAKIPVAVHLDHGSSFDVCMQAIRLGFTSIMYDASSKDFTTNVIETKEIVKIAHAAGVSVEAELGHVFTSSIGGGEGRGVDSQEDYDNLEDIYTDPDLAKKFVEETNVDCLAIAFGTVHGIYVKEPVLDLDRIIRIKKKIDIPFVMHGGSGVSREDYLKAIGNGICKINYFTYMNKAGGEALKQYVNNKTHETLFMDEASEMVTEAMQENVRRAIKIFTRGYISTL; encoded by the coding sequence ATGTTAATCACATTAAAAGAATTGCTAGGGGATGCCAAGGAAAAAGGTTATGCTGTGGGAGCTTTTAATGTTCCCAATTTGGAATCAATTAGAGCTGTGATCGGAGCAGCTGAGGAAATGAGAGTTCCTGTTATTTTACAACATGCCCAGGCCCATAATAATTTAATCAGCCTACAAGAAATAGGTCCTATTATGCTAGATTATGCTAGGAGGGCTAAAATACCTGTAGCAGTGCATTTAGATCATGGTTCCTCCTTTGATGTATGTATGCAAGCAATTCGCCTTGGGTTTACCTCCATTATGTATGATGCTTCCTCTAAAGATTTTACAACCAATGTGATAGAAACAAAAGAAATTGTTAAGATTGCACATGCTGCTGGTGTTTCAGTAGAAGCAGAATTAGGTCATGTTTTTACATCCTCCATTGGTGGTGGTGAAGGAAGAGGAGTAGATTCACAAGAGGACTATGATAACTTAGAGGATATTTATACAGACCCCGATCTAGCTAAAAAATTTGTTGAAGAAACCAATGTGGATTGCTTAGCAATTGCATTTGGTACAGTTCATGGTATCTATGTCAAGGAACCAGTTTTAGATTTAGATCGTATTATTAGAATTAAGAAAAAAATTGATATTCCCTTTGTCATGCATGGTGGATCAGGAGTTTCTCGAGAAGATTATTTGAAAGCTATCGGTAATGGGATATGTAAGATCAATTATTTTACTTATATGAATAAAGCAGGTGGAGAGGCATTGAAGCAGTATGTTAATAATAAAACCCATGAGACCCTATTTATGGATGAGGCTTCAGAAATGGTAACTGAAGCCATGCAGGAGAATGTAAGGAGAGCCATTAAGATTTTCACAAGGGGATATATCTCTACCCTTTAA
- a CDS encoding zinc-dependent alcohol dehydrogenase: MKTMKTAVFHGVKKLVIEDAPYPEVPENKILIRVEACALCTWEQRVYTGVKEVDFPFIGGHEIAGKIVDIGDKVDKRAWAIGDKVVHGTFGSCGNCYHCKTGNEQNCLHFDHSKHLEGLPYKGMGGLTQYMLADPKHLFKYKNISPEEAALTEPLSAVIHSVETADIQFGDTVVVIGCGIMGQLHINLALKRGAIVIASDMNEERTALAKKLGAHYTINPSKEELKKVVMKVTDGIGAQAVFNTTPIDSVVQEGIDALGNTAKLVLYSSFYPDNPVAFSPDTLHKKATQILGTANSNSKDFMKATKMMSEGIVDVKPFISEVYDLKDIVKAFDSSIKGDKYRVVIRF, encoded by the coding sequence ATGAAAACAATGAAAACTGCTGTTTTCCACGGTGTAAAAAAGTTAGTTATTGAGGATGCACCATATCCAGAGGTACCAGAGAATAAGATTTTAATTCGTGTAGAAGCTTGTGCACTTTGTACTTGGGAACAGAGAGTATATACAGGGGTTAAGGAGGTAGATTTTCCATTTATCGGTGGGCATGAAATAGCCGGTAAAATAGTAGATATCGGTGATAAAGTAGATAAAAGAGCTTGGGCCATAGGGGATAAAGTAGTTCATGGAACATTTGGATCCTGTGGAAACTGTTATCATTGCAAGACTGGAAATGAACAGAACTGCTTGCACTTTGATCATAGTAAACATTTAGAAGGCTTACCTTATAAGGGTATGGGAGGACTTACACAATATATGTTGGCCGATCCAAAACATTTATTTAAATATAAAAATATTTCACCCGAAGAAGCAGCTCTAACCGAACCTTTATCTGCAGTAATTCATAGTGTTGAAACAGCAGATATACAATTTGGGGATACGGTTGTTGTCATAGGGTGTGGCATTATGGGGCAACTCCATATCAATCTTGCCCTTAAAAGAGGTGCTATTGTCATAGCTTCTGATATGAATGAAGAAAGAACCGCTCTGGCTAAAAAATTGGGTGCCCACTATACCATTAATCCCTCCAAAGAAGAGCTTAAAAAAGTGGTTATGAAAGTAACAGATGGAATTGGTGCTCAAGCTGTATTTAATACAACGCCCATAGATTCGGTTGTTCAAGAAGGTATAGACGCATTAGGGAATACGGCAAAGCTAGTCCTTTATTCTTCTTTTTACCCTGATAACCCAGTTGCATTTAGCCCAGATACACTCCACAAAAAAGCCACTCAGATTTTGGGAACGGCAAATTCAAATAGTAAAGATTTTATGAAAGCTACGAAAATGATGAGTGAAGGAATAGTGGATGTAAAACCATTTATTAGTGAGGTTTATGATTTGAAGGATATTGTAAAAGCATTTGACTCCTCTATTAAAGGGGATAAATATAGGGTTGTTATTAGATTTTAA
- a CDS encoding PTS system mannose/fructose/sorbose family transporter subunit IID: MNSKEKKLTKRDVVKAFWKWTFFSHANYNYERLEATGVVQSMSHVIKKLYGDEPEEYKACIKRHMLFYNTEPHFGGIINGMVIAMEEERANGAPITDDVINGIKTGLMGPFAGIGDTLWQGTLTPILLAFGISLGIQGNLMGPLIYTLLMFGIMLPIAYFMWMKGYELGQSGIQSVLNGDLLRTVITGASAMGAMVLGALSASFVSVSSPLVIKIGEVQLNLQADILDKLLLNLLPLTITLGTLYLLKNKQFKSTTVLF, translated from the coding sequence ATGAATAGTAAAGAGAAGAAACTCACAAAACGGGATGTTGTTAAAGCTTTTTGGAAATGGACATTTTTCTCCCATGCAAATTACAATTATGAAAGACTGGAAGCCACTGGTGTAGTGCAATCCATGTCTCATGTCATTAAAAAGTTATATGGGGATGAACCAGAGGAATATAAAGCCTGCATAAAAAGACATATGTTATTTTACAATACAGAACCTCATTTTGGTGGAATAATTAATGGAATGGTAATAGCCATGGAGGAAGAAAGGGCCAATGGAGCCCCTATAACAGATGATGTAATAAATGGTATAAAAACAGGATTAATGGGTCCTTTTGCTGGGATAGGAGATACATTATGGCAAGGAACTCTTACGCCTATATTATTAGCTTTTGGAATTAGCTTAGGGATTCAAGGAAACTTGATGGGGCCATTAATTTATACATTACTTATGTTTGGGATTATGCTACCTATTGCTTATTTTATGTGGATGAAGGGATATGAGTTGGGACAAAGCGGAATTCAAAGTGTCCTTAATGGTGATTTGTTGAGAACAGTTATTACAGGTGCTTCAGCAATGGGAGCAATGGTATTAGGTGCATTATCGGCAAGTTTTGTATCAGTATCAAGCCCACTAGTGATAAAGATTGGAGAGGTCCAGCTCAATCTTCAGGCAGATATATTAGATAAGTTATTATTAAATCTTCTTCCATTGACAATAACCTTAGGCACGCTATATTTACTCAAAAACAAACAATTTAAGTCTACTACTGTACTATTTTAA
- a CDS encoding PTS mannose/fructose/sorbose/N-acetylgalactosamine transporter subunit IIC, whose amino-acid sequence MTINFFQAFLIGIVYYLGTVGTPWLTALGSVSVLYKPLVAGTIVGFILGDPVQGCIIGATINLPYIAFISAGGTVPVDPGLAGALGTALALAAGVEPSVAVTLAIPLGLLGTMIWVAHMTIDVAFVHMCDKAAEEGDLDKISFLHIVPPQIVMFLLCVIPVTIGAYFGVDIVKSAVDALAGKPLHILSVIGGILPALGIAMNLRAINREGTLAFFLFGFLLSVYLKLDVIVVAIFAAIFAYFYTKLSIGKGAALNHE is encoded by the coding sequence ATGACAATTAACTTTTTTCAAGCCTTTTTAATAGGTATTGTCTATTATTTAGGTACAGTTGGTACACCCTGGCTTACCGCCTTAGGTAGCGTAAGTGTGCTTTATAAGCCCTTAGTAGCGGGTACTATTGTAGGCTTTATCTTAGGGGATCCAGTTCAAGGATGTATCATAGGGGCCACAATTAATTTGCCTTATATTGCATTTATATCTGCAGGGGGAACAGTTCCAGTAGATCCTGGATTAGCTGGTGCCCTGGGAACAGCATTAGCCTTAGCAGCAGGAGTAGAACCATCTGTCGCAGTAACCCTAGCCATACCATTGGGTTTATTAGGAACGATGATTTGGGTTGCCCATATGACTATTGACGTAGCTTTTGTGCATATGTGTGATAAAGCTGCTGAAGAAGGGGATTTAGACAAAATATCATTTCTGCATATTGTACCCCCACAAATAGTAATGTTTTTATTATGTGTAATACCTGTGACCATTGGGGCTTACTTTGGAGTGGATATTGTAAAATCGGCGGTGGATGCCCTAGCTGGAAAACCATTGCATATTCTGAGTGTAATTGGGGGAATATTACCAGCCTTAGGTATTGCCATGAACCTTAGAGCGATTAATAGGGAAGGAACCCTTGCATTCTTTCTATTTGGATTCTTATTATCCGTATACTTAAAACTAGATGTCATAGTTGTAGCAATTTTTGCAGCAATTTTCGCCTATTTCTATACCAAATTATCTATAGGGAAAGGAGCGGCATTAAATCATGAGTAA
- a CDS encoding PTS sugar transporter subunit IIB, producing the protein MGEIVLARIDDRLIHGQVMTAWLNYTSANRITIIDEEVAKDSFMKTVLEMAIPPGIKLDICDIEGAVNLLTSKLRDKDRVIILVKRPETIYELIEKGVDIGSLNIGGMGAKPGRKKFYKNISASSEEKETMKRILDKGVKVAIQIIPDNKEILVDKLL; encoded by the coding sequence ATGGGTGAGATTGTATTGGCGAGAATAGATGATAGATTAATCCATGGGCAAGTAATGACAGCTTGGTTAAATTATACCAGTGCGAATAGAATCACAATAATCGATGAAGAGGTTGCAAAGGATTCATTTATGAAAACAGTATTGGAGATGGCCATACCTCCAGGGATTAAATTAGATATATGTGATATTGAAGGTGCAGTAAATTTATTGACAAGTAAATTAAGAGATAAGGATAGAGTCATTATCTTGGTCAAGAGACCAGAAACCATTTATGAACTAATAGAAAAGGGAGTGGACATTGGAAGTCTAAACATTGGAGGAATGGGAGCTAAACCTGGCAGGAAGAAGTTTTACAAAAATATTTCAGCATCTTCTGAAGAGAAAGAAACAATGAAGAGGATTTTAGATAAGGGCGTGAAAGTAGCTATACAAATAATACCTGACAATAAAGAAATATTAGTAGATAAATTATTATAA
- a CDS encoding PTS sugar transporter subunit IIA, which translates to MVGILIVTHGDFAKSILRSAELIMGQQNDVITLGLHYGDSIDELNNQIKDSIEKLDEGQGVVVFVDVFGGSPSNVTVSNMRTKKFECITGVNMPMLLEAFALRNSLNLEELSEKCIEAGQQGVRSLYKELAIKND; encoded by the coding sequence ATGGTTGGTATCCTAATAGTAACCCATGGAGATTTTGCAAAGTCTATTCTGAGGAGTGCAGAATTAATCATGGGTCAGCAGAATGATGTTATTACATTGGGTTTACATTATGGAGACAGCATAGATGAACTAAATAATCAAATAAAAGACAGTATTGAGAAATTAGATGAGGGTCAGGGAGTAGTGGTTTTTGTTGATGTTTTCGGAGGAAGCCCCTCAAATGTAACAGTATCTAATATGAGAACAAAGAAATTTGAATGCATTACAGGAGTAAATATGCCAATGTTATTGGAGGCTTTTGCCTTAAGAAACAGTCTTAATTTAGAAGAATTATCTGAAAAGTGTATAGAAGCCGGTCAGCAGGGCGTAAGAAGCCTGTATAAAGAATTAGCAATTAAAAATGATTAA
- a CDS encoding sigma-54-dependent transcriptional regulator: MVRENDLGRKNPSKRKDKIKDTLTYLTRSLYKNESNITLSELNAEYIGSLIGVSRANASRELNKLFREDQLIKISGRPVVYIDKKVTENKYKYKFNNIFKNIEEFNLLVNYIINKHADKDLRNERNDINQISRYGVDQESRDDRIDCILNNMIGATESMKGPIELAKAAIIYPPRGLHTLIVGQTGVGKSIFAEAMYDYAVKSGVFSGNVPFILFNCADYSDNPQLLLSQLFGHIKGAFTGAEKDKSGLVEQADGGILFLDEVHRLPPKGQEMLFILMDKGMYRRLGETKNIRHSQVLIISATTEDPKSTMLDTFLRRIPVTIEIPSLENRSIKERIDFILQFFWDESRRVQTPLRVTKEVFRAFMFYHCIGNIGQLKGDIQLICAKAFLDHMSTRGKWMDVKLSHLSAGVQEGLFKIRENRQLLLKNPILELNNDVFIDGTDEKFKNSKTRIIDNQKYNIDYYECIVNNWYKYSNKGYEENKVKSIVVNQLEKYLQNAYESIRPKNVLIKNEVVSNIVGKNIFQAVEYALHSVEDIFGEFINEKTLYGLALHINNLYERLSMGNFVSHPNRFKIAHDHPQEFKAAQKIKNVLEKKLSIKIPDDEAAFIAMLLYAIRTTKDNPNIGVLVIAHGKNTASSMVSVANTLLGVDHAKAIDMPLEQNVEAILEIAIQRVKELDMGKGVLILVDMGSLTSFSHIITEKYNIRAKSIDRVSTPMVIEATRKAMMPNISLDELVEEIKSWHGCMKVDEKEKKIDNPFDYFETNLINILDNTLIFLNPQKTFKTLRNVLCAILKDMDEKLDNDILVKFLFHCSCMIERVIKNEVLPYKYMAHFNENRKEMLSKVSSHFVLVEETFGVCIPKTELAHIIEIFDTHFSIHI, translated from the coding sequence ATGGTAAGAGAAAATGATTTAGGAAGAAAAAATCCTAGTAAACGGAAAGATAAGATAAAAGACACTCTAACTTATTTAACTCGGAGTCTTTATAAAAATGAATCTAATATTACCCTATCAGAACTTAATGCAGAATACATAGGAAGTTTGATAGGGGTTAGCAGAGCAAATGCCAGCAGAGAATTAAACAAATTATTTAGAGAAGATCAATTAATAAAAATAAGTGGAAGGCCAGTAGTATATATAGACAAAAAAGTTACGGAAAACAAATATAAATATAAATTTAATAATATCTTTAAAAATATAGAGGAGTTTAATTTGCTGGTAAACTATATCATTAATAAGCACGCTGACAAGGATCTAAGGAATGAAAGAAATGATATAAATCAAATCAGCAGGTATGGGGTAGATCAAGAGAGTAGGGATGACAGAATAGATTGTATTCTAAACAATATGATTGGTGCAACAGAGAGTATGAAAGGTCCTATTGAACTTGCTAAAGCTGCAATAATCTATCCACCAAGGGGGTTACACACATTAATTGTGGGACAAACCGGAGTAGGGAAATCCATTTTTGCAGAGGCTATGTATGATTATGCTGTCAAATCCGGAGTGTTTTCTGGAAATGTACCATTCATCTTATTTAACTGTGCAGACTATTCTGATAACCCACAATTATTATTATCCCAACTATTTGGGCATATTAAAGGGGCTTTTACGGGTGCTGAAAAAGATAAAAGTGGCTTAGTTGAACAAGCTGACGGAGGTATACTATTTTTGGATGAGGTTCATAGGTTACCTCCTAAAGGGCAAGAAATGTTATTCATATTAATGGATAAAGGAATGTATCGTAGATTGGGGGAAACTAAAAATATAAGACATTCTCAAGTGCTAATTATATCTGCCACTACAGAAGACCCCAAATCAACTATGTTAGATACATTTTTGAGAAGAATTCCTGTCACTATTGAAATACCAAGTTTGGAAAATCGCTCAATAAAAGAAAGAATAGATTTTATTCTACAATTTTTTTGGGATGAATCAAGAAGAGTACAAACCCCTCTGAGAGTAACCAAAGAAGTCTTTCGAGCCTTTATGTTTTATCATTGTATAGGCAATATAGGGCAACTTAAAGGGGATATACAATTAATATGTGCTAAAGCCTTTTTGGATCATATGTCCACAAGAGGAAAATGGATGGATGTGAAATTATCCCATCTTTCTGCGGGAGTACAGGAAGGGCTTTTCAAGATACGAGAGAACAGACAATTATTATTGAAAAATCCTATATTAGAATTAAATAATGATGTATTTATTGATGGAACAGATGAGAAATTTAAAAATTCTAAGACAAGGATTATAGATAACCAAAAATATAATATAGATTATTATGAATGCATTGTAAACAATTGGTATAAGTATTCTAACAAGGGTTATGAAGAAAATAAAGTGAAGAGTATTGTTGTTAATCAATTGGAAAAATACCTTCAAAACGCTTATGAAAGTATTCGACCTAAAAATGTACTTATTAAAAATGAAGTGGTATCCAATATTGTAGGCAAAAATATTTTCCAAGCTGTGGAGTACGCATTACATAGTGTAGAAGATATTTTCGGAGAATTTATTAATGAAAAGACATTGTACGGTTTAGCTCTTCATATCAATAACCTTTACGAAAGACTTAGTATGGGGAATTTTGTCTCTCATCCAAATAGATTTAAGATTGCCCATGATCACCCTCAAGAATTTAAAGCCGCTCAAAAAATAAAAAATGTATTGGAAAAAAAGTTAAGCATCAAAATTCCTGATGATGAAGCAGCATTTATAGCCATGCTACTTTATGCAATAAGAACGACTAAAGATAACCCTAATATAGGTGTTTTAGTCATAGCCCATGGCAAAAATACTGCAAGTAGTATGGTAAGTGTTGCAAATACTTTACTAGGTGTTGATCATGCTAAGGCAATCGACATGCCTTTAGAACAAAACGTAGAGGCAATATTAGAAATTGCTATTCAAAGAGTAAAAGAACTAGATATGGGGAAAGGAGTTTTGATCCTTGTAGATATGGGTTCCCTTACAAGCTTTTCACATATCATAACTGAAAAATATAATATACGGGCTAAAAGTATAGATAGAGTTAGCACACCAATGGTCATTGAAGCAACGAGGAAAGCAATGATGCCCAATATTAGTCTAGATGAATTGGTAGAAGAAATAAAAAGTTGGCATGGTTGCATGAAAGTAGATGAAAAAGAAAAGAAAATAGACAATCCATTTGATTATTTTGAAACAAACCTGATTAATATACTTGATAATACGTTGATATTTCTGAATCCTCAAAAGACTTTTAAAACCTTAAGAAACGTGCTATGTGCAATTCTTAAAGATATGGATGAAAAGCTAGATAACGATATCTTAGTGAAGTTTTTATTTCATTGTTCATGTATGATTGAGAGGGTAATAAAGAATGAAGTATTGCCCTATAAATATATGGCACATTTTAATGAAAATAGAAAAGAGATGCTTAGCAAAGTGAGTAGTCATTTTGTATTGGTGGAGGAAACATTTGGTGTCTGTATTCCCAAAACAGAATTAGCACACATTATAGAAATATTTGACACACACTTTAGTATTCACATATAA
- a CDS encoding fructose-6-phosphate aldolase, producing the protein MLLLLDTANLEDIQKAVEVYPIDGVTTNPSIIVKEKKDFLPLLKEIQGIIGKDKMLHVQALGTRAEDIVEEAHFIKNQLEGNIYVKIPVIPQGIKAIKILAKEGIQTTATAIFTAQQALMAAKSGAKFVAPYVNRVENISSDGVQVVGEMMKLFTLYGLETKILAASFKNVHQVHRCALEGCHAITANIEIVEKLIYHPLTDMAVEQFTGDWQGQYGKGIRVNDLK; encoded by the coding sequence ATGTTACTTTTATTAGATACAGCCAACCTAGAGGACATTCAAAAAGCAGTAGAAGTATACCCAATAGATGGAGTAACCACCAATCCTTCTATTATTGTCAAGGAAAAAAAGGATTTCTTGCCTCTTTTAAAAGAAATTCAGGGAATTATAGGGAAGGATAAAATGCTCCATGTGCAAGCTCTAGGAACAAGGGCGGAGGATATAGTAGAAGAGGCTCACTTTATAAAAAATCAACTAGAGGGAAATATCTATGTCAAAATTCCTGTTATTCCCCAAGGGATTAAGGCCATAAAGATATTGGCAAAGGAAGGCATTCAGACTACAGCTACTGCTATTTTTACTGCCCAGCAAGCCCTTATGGCAGCCAAATCGGGTGCAAAATTTGTAGCCCCCTATGTCAATCGGGTAGAAAATATCTCTTCAGATGGTGTGCAAGTAGTGGGAGAAATGATGAAATTATTTACTCTCTATGGTCTAGAGACAAAGATACTAGCCGCAAGCTTTAAAAATGTTCATCAGGTTCATAGATGTGCCCTAGAAGGCTGTCATGCCATTACTGCCAATATAGAGATTGTAGAAAAACTTATTTACCATCCCTTAACTGATATGGCTGTAGAACAGTTTACAGGGGACTGGCAGGGGCAATATGGTAAAGGGATTAGGGTGAATGACTTAAAATAA
- the yyaC gene encoding spore protease YyaC: protein MSKSSFHDSKLLEVHFCHEQAIETIKNTLEKVLPRPFVALCIGTDRCLGDCLGPLIGYELMKNNFPYPVYGTLEDPIHAMNLKTRFSEIKLSHPDLPFLAIDASLGKFEAIGDIQLRKGPIFPGKGVGKDLPRVGDYSLIGIVDAYNPLEELTIHQIRLYLIHSMAQVIAQGLLSAVKST from the coding sequence TTGTCTAAATCTTCATTCCATGACTCAAAACTCTTAGAAGTTCACTTTTGCCACGAACAAGCCATTGAAACAATAAAAAACACTCTTGAAAAAGTATTACCTAGGCCCTTTGTGGCACTTTGTATAGGAACTGATCGTTGTCTAGGCGATTGTCTTGGCCCTTTAATAGGCTATGAGTTAATGAAAAATAATTTTCCCTATCCTGTATATGGCACTTTAGAAGATCCTATCCATGCCATGAATTTGAAAACTAGATTTTCAGAAATTAAACTCTCTCATCCTGATTTACCCTTTTTGGCTATTGATGCTTCTCTAGGAAAATTTGAAGCCATAGGGGATATACAATTGAGAAAGGGACCTATCTTCCCTGGCAAAGGTGTAGGTAAAGATCTTCCCCGGGTGGGGGATTACTCTCTTATCGGTATTGTAGATGCCTATAACCCTTTAGAGGAATTGACTATTCACCAAATTCGCCTTTATTTAATACATAGTATGGCTCAGGTCATTGCCCAAGGATTATTATCCGCGGTTAAAAGTACATAA